A single genomic interval of Solimonas sp. K1W22B-7 harbors:
- the rdgB gene encoding RdgB/HAM1 family non-canonical purine NTP pyrophosphatase codes for MPTEVVLASRNAGKLKEMQALLAPLGWELRLVSDFSDEEPEESAPTFVENALIKARHASKVSGGLPAIADDSGIEVDALNGQPGVYSARYAAKGAGDRANNRKLMGALEDIAEQDRGAQFICVMVFLRHPTDPTPLIAQGAWRGRILHTPQGEGGFGYDPLFWVPGHDCSAAQLDPGVKNRISHRAQAAAELLDMLRD; via the coding sequence ATGCCCACCGAAGTCGTCCTCGCCAGCCGCAACGCCGGCAAGCTCAAGGAAATGCAGGCGCTGCTGGCGCCGCTGGGCTGGGAACTGCGCCTGGTCTCCGACTTCAGCGACGAGGAACCCGAGGAAAGCGCGCCGACCTTCGTCGAGAACGCGCTGATCAAGGCGCGCCATGCCTCGAAGGTGTCGGGTGGCCTGCCGGCCATCGCCGACGACTCCGGCATCGAGGTGGACGCGCTCAACGGCCAGCCCGGCGTGTATTCCGCGCGCTACGCCGCCAAGGGCGCCGGCGACCGCGCCAACAACCGCAAGCTGATGGGCGCCTTGGAAGACATCGCCGAGCAGGACCGCGGCGCGCAGTTCATCTGCGTGATGGTATTCCTGCGCCACCCCACCGACCCGACGCCGCTGATCGCCCAGGGCGCCTGGCGCGGCCGCATCCTGCATACCCCCCAGGGCGAGGGCGGCTTCGGCTACGACCCGCTGTTCTGGGTGCCGGGCCACGACTGCAGCGCCGCCCAACTCGACCCCGGCGTGAAGAACCGCATCTCGCACCGCGCCCAGGCGGCGGCCGAGCTGCTCGACATGCTGCGTGACTGA